A window of Natator depressus isolate rNatDep1 chromosome 3, rNatDep2.hap1, whole genome shotgun sequence genomic DNA:
TGTTTTCACCATGGGAAAGGATTCTTAAAACTTGGTTTCTAACGGGCCAAAGTCCTATTAGAGGCAAGGTCTAGAGATGGAATGGCAGTGCCCTTTAATTCTTGGCCTTTCTGTTGCAATTGCCTACTGATCACCTGGGAAATGCTAAGGAGATGATCTGGCTGGAAATACATTCAGCACAGCTGGAGAAGTAGCTATGCCTTTTATGAAAAGAGAAGCAGGAAAGCATCTTGTTCAGTTTAGTTGCAAGCAGTCTGCTACAATTTACTAAATAATCCCATAAATTTGATGCCTTAGAGATTTAGCTGTGTCTTGTTTGAAACTCTGGGATGGGAAGTTTGCTTTGAGCACCACCAACTGATTTAAGGCAAAAGCTGAtgctgaaggaaggaaggaaggaaggaaggaaatgttGCAGTTCTGAAGGCCATGACTGGGCTAATAAATGATGTAGTATGCTAGCTAAATAGGGAGAAAGAATAGATGTGTATTTTAGGCATAGAACTGGGAGTCAATaaagctgggttctattccagtcCTCTTCCCCAgacttgtgtgaccttgaacaagtcccttcgggcctgattttcagtaagtAGGCAGGCGTGAAAATTTCCAGCTACTCTATTGTGCATGAGCAAATCCCCAGCTTGCACACACGTAGCTAGAGAGGTGTACACAACTGGGGATTTAAATGAACTTGTTAGCGTGCAGGCAGACATGGTAGTGCATCTGTCTACTGGTGTGAATTTTAGTTTGTAGTTAATCTCTCTCTACCTCAATCttcccatttgcaaaatggggtAATACCTCAGACAGGTGCTGGGAGGTTTCCGGCATTACTAACTgaaaagccctttgagatcctcagatggaaggcactACAGCTGGACAATGGGGTATCATAAATCATGCCAGGAAAGTGCCTGCCACCCAGAGAATGGATTCAAATCACACCACCACCAATCAATGTAAACAACGAGCACCAAGAAGGAAGGTGGTGAAAAGGAACAGAGCCCATTGCAGACAATGTTGCTAGGGTACTTTTCTCAGCAGGCTCAGACTGCCAGATTCATAGCAGCTGCCAGTCAGACCTTCTACAACTACAAAAGATGAGCAGAGCTGAAAACTGAGCCTGTTTTCTCATCTTGCACCATTCAtgagccctgcagagccaggaaAGGGCTAGAAGAGGGACACAATTCTGAAACCCTTGCTCATGTTAAGTTGTATTATACCCCATAAGTGGTTCTACTGAAATCAGCAGAAACACTTACGGAGTAAGGCACTGCTCGTTGTGATGAAGGgtgtcagaatctagccctaaataaaaacattttgaagtATGATGGGTGTTACTATCTTGCAAATTCACAAATTATCACACGTTTTAATATGAAACATGCAGGTTTCCAATCCACAGCTTCAAATTTAAAGACGACGCTCCAAAAATTCAGAAACAGGCAAAATTTGGTATATGAGTAGAGATAATTAGAACATGCAAAATTTGTAAGAACACATCAGTATTgggtatgcatgtgtgtgtctctctccatgGATACTCACAAAAATCCAGAGTGAACTCACACAGTGAAATTTGATTTCTAGTGAAGTAAAATGAGAGTCGAAAATTGTCTCAGTACAAGATGGAAATTGCTAATCCAGTATAGCAAAACATTGTTCATGACTTCTAGAACAGCAATTGTTAGAGGGAAGTAATGTGGAAAAAAATATCCCAACATCTGCTAATGCTGAAGTTTCcacagaaggagggagagagagagagaacacaatcCATGTCAGAGACATGTTGTGAGAATTACCGAGTGTGTGTACTGCATTTTGAAAATAAGTGCTAATTACTATGATGATTAGATACACAGAGGAGAAAGACGGtacagtgctgggggaggggaaggggagcagcaggGTGAGAGTTCagagacctggcttcaattccctgccttgccacagacttcctgtataagcttgggcaagtcacaatctctctgtgcctcagttgtccATCTGTGAAAGGAGgttaatagcacttccttacctcacaggggtgttgtgaagatacaGACATTAAAATGAGATGCACTCAGATGCTACGTGCCTGGGGGCTATACGAGTACCAGTGACACACACTGGGGATGGGATCTTCAAGAGCACCCAGCATCTGCTCCCATTGAGCTCAATGGATATTTTACCATTGTTTTCAGTCAGatcagagttaggccaatgctaaACTCTTTTGAAAACTCCCACCCATCTGATttcctgacctgtgaggaaaagcAATATTAACATTTCACACTGCCTGTGAGAGGAACAAAGTAAATGGCATGTTAATTAGCTAACCCTTCCCCccacttacttacttactttttttttttttttttttccccaaacagacTTTGCTGAAATTGTTCTTCAACATGAATCCAGGAGTGAGCCTCCTGTGTTTCTTCCTGTGCCTGAGCCCCGTTGTGTGTGACCGGGTGTACGTCCACCCTTTCCATTTGTTTTCCTACAACAAAAGCAGCTGCGAGAAGCTGGACAACTTGACACAGGAGGAGAAAATGTTTGTCCCCATTTCCATTGAGTCCCAAACCATCCCTGCCTATGAAGAGAACCTGAAAGATAAAACCAAGCTGGGAACACAAAGCTCGGATACCAAGCGTGACCAAAAGCTGAGCTACTTGAAAGACCTAGTGCATGTCCTTGGTATGCGCTTCTATGGGGCGCTGAAGGAAACATTGAAGGGTGAAAACATTCTCTTGTCACCTACCAATCTCTACAGGTCTTTGTTGTCATTCTACTTAGGGGCCTCCGAACAGACAGCAGCTGATTTACAGAACTTCTTGGGATTCGTTCCCCCCTCCGGTGACCCAGACTGCACCTCCAAAGTGGATGGACACAAAGTCCTTTTGACCCTGAAGACCATGGATGACCTGCTCTTTACCAAGCtttcctgcctcttctctgctcccAGTGTGCGTTTATCCAAATCACTCGTGCACAGTCTGGCCCCTTCTGCCGATTATTTTTATGCCCGAGCTGTTGACTTTACGAACCCAAGTCAGGCAGCAGAACTAATCGAAAACTTCGTGAAGGGCAAAGATGCCAGCAGAACCCAGAATGTACTGACAAACATAGACCCGTCTACCACCCTGCTGTTTGTGACTTACATTCAGTTTAAAGGTAAGAACAACGAGAATTAATTTCAATGGCAATCTCAGGGGGGCAGCTAATGACCTCCAGATTCATCGGTTTCTGCAAGCCAGCACATTTTGTACCTCACAGCTCTCCCACCTTGGGCTTTGCTTTCTTAGGttaagcaggatcaggcctgatCAGCAGCTAGATGGAAGACCTCAGCTGAAAACCTAGAGTGCTGCAAGATGTGGCCTTAGTGTTACACTTAATAAATAATAGCCATACTGTTTGTATTGTTGGTAGAGCAAGTTCCTCTTTGTGCTTGGCGCTGTACAAAAACAGTCActttcccccaaagagcttatggtctaaacagacaagagaaagggtgggagaaagaaagtatTACAATCCCCGTTACAGATGTGAAACCGCACTTAACGtgaataagtgacttgcccagagtcacgcaGGAAGTCTGTCTCAGAAACTGagcccagatctcccaagtcccactCCCGTTTCTTAACCACAAGGTCATCCTTCGCCCTGGTGCATATGCCATCAGTGCCTCATCTACAGACAGACCGTGATAGGCAACATCTGTCAGCCAGCCACAGAGTCATTGCCGTGCGTAAGGGGGACTGAGGGGAGAATGGAGGGAGATTTCCTCTGACCAGTTGTGTAGAGATCCACAGGTTTGGGTCCCCAGCCTATGAAACGAAGCAATCATACCCACTGCCTGCCTGTTCTGCCTCTCTGTTGGCCCCAGGCAGGGCAAAGATGCTACATCAGAAACCTCCCTGAGTATAAGTTCTAAAGTAAGGGTTCCACGCCTGCACATTTCACATGGCACAGGTGGAAAGGGCTCCTGGTCCCCAAAAGTGCCAGCGTATTTTTCAGAAGAAGAGGAGTTTCACAAGAATAGGAGAACTCAACTTGATGCTCTGGCCAATTCCAACCAGGATAGTTCCTTTCTGCTTACTTAGAACTCCCCCTGTAGCTCCAGTTGGATAGTTAGCCTCCACATTCCCTTCTACAATACTGGGGTGGTGGACTGCTGCTGGCACACAGTAGCTGCCAGAGTCCATCCAAGAGGTGGCTGCTCTTCAGGGGTGGATGAGacttaattccaattcagcagtctcttgtttgagtctgtttttgaagtcttttagttttaatattgcacctttaggtctgagatcgagtgaccagagacattgaagtgttc
This region includes:
- the AGT gene encoding angiotensinogen translates to MNPGVSLLCFFLCLSPVVCDRVYVHPFHLFSYNKSSCEKLDNLTQEEKMFVPISIESQTIPAYEENLKDKTKLGTQSSDTKRDQKLSYLKDLVHVLGMRFYGALKETLKGENILLSPTNLYRSLLSFYLGASEQTAADLQNFLGFVPPSGDPDCTSKVDGHKVLLTLKTMDDLLFTKLSCLFSAPSVRLSKSLVHSLAPSADYFYARAVDFTNPSQAAELIENFVKGKDASRTQNVLTNIDPSTTLLFVTYIQFKANVKKASQLKELQEFWTDSSTKTLVPMMSITGTFQYKRDDSKNFSVIKVPVSENAFLVLVQPVNSNDLNPIESELSLHPSSTWLQNLSPRHIKLSLPELTIQSAYDLQELLTNMNLSALLGKKANLTKISDANLTVGKVINKALFKLKNGVDLPEDFLEENGGSLPLEVTLNKPFLLAVYEKNSKAMVLIGRVTNPLNGV